A window from Roseburia sp. 499 encodes these proteins:
- a CDS encoding ABC transporter substrate-binding protein has protein sequence MKKRLLAALLGMTMVAGLLTGCGSNGSKEATKTADGKIQIDFWYSGGKTAVNVFQDIVDDFNASQDKYEIVTTTQADYTETYEKLQAGIAGNNAPDMALLDVDKSRNLSEKNLVADLSKFIDEDSDFQKDDYLSVFFDQGVNEDGKTFALPAYGTTQIFYYNIAAFEKAGIDPESIQTWQDLAEAAAAMTSADGSFVGWEPMWGSPNLVDAALSNGASLLSEDGKTVMINSEEWVEVWESFRQWIHDDKIMKVNSGGQGWEYWYTTIDDVLQNKAGGYTGSSGDQADLDFSIVAAMEQPGFNDNPSAPTADALQLVMLEDSDDETKQGVYEFMKYFTSPENQAKWSMATGYVAVRQSTLEVEEFKAYTEENPQALVPISQASHGTPALTDPTGGKIFDALSIAADKVELENVPAKEALDEAQKTAQEALDSINK, from the coding sequence ATGAAAAAAAGATTATTAGCAGCATTGTTAGGAATGACAATGGTTGCGGGATTGCTTACCGGATGTGGAAGCAATGGTTCAAAAGAAGCAACAAAAACAGCAGATGGAAAGATTCAGATTGATTTCTGGTATTCAGGTGGAAAAACAGCAGTAAACGTATTTCAGGATATTGTGGATGATTTTAATGCATCTCAGGACAAATATGAAATTGTAACAACTACGCAGGCAGATTATACGGAAACCTACGAAAAACTTCAGGCAGGAATTGCAGGAAACAATGCGCCGGATATGGCACTTTTAGATGTAGATAAGTCTAGAAACCTTTCTGAAAAAAATCTGGTAGCAGATTTAAGCAAATTTATCGACGAAGATTCTGATTTCCAGAAAGATGATTACTTAAGTGTATTTTTTGATCAGGGTGTCAATGAAGATGGAAAAACTTTTGCACTGCCTGCATATGGAACAACACAGATTTTTTATTACAATATAGCAGCTTTTGAAAAGGCAGGTATTGATCCAGAGTCCATTCAGACATGGCAGGATTTAGCAGAAGCAGCAGCGGCTATGACAAGTGCAGATGGTTCTTTTGTAGGATGGGAGCCAATGTGGGGAAGTCCAAACCTGGTAGATGCAGCATTAAGTAATGGCGCATCTCTGTTAAGCGAAGATGGAAAGACTGTTATGATTAATTCTGAAGAATGGGTAGAAGTATGGGAGTCCTTCCGTCAGTGGATTCATGATGACAAGATTATGAAGGTAAATTCCGGCGGACAGGGCTGGGAGTACTGGTATACTACCATTGATGACGTGCTTCAGAACAAAGCTGGTGGATACACAGGTTCTTCCGGAGACCAGGCAGACCTTGATTTTAGCATTGTAGCAGCAATGGAACAGCCGGGATTTAATGACAATCCTTCTGCACCGACCGCAGATGCATTACAGTTGGTTATGCTGGAAGATTCCGATGATGAGACAAAACAGGGAGTATATGAATTTATGAAATACTTTACTTCACCGGAAAATCAGGCAAAATGGTCCATGGCAACAGGATATGTAGCAGTACGTCAGTCTACGCTGGAAGTAGAGGAATTTAAGGCATATACAGAAGAAAATCCACAGGCACTGGTTCCGATTTCACAGGCATCCCATGGAACTCCTGCTTTAACTGATCCAACCGGAGGAAAGATTTTTGATGCATTAAGTATTGCAGCAGATAAAGTAGAATT